The following nucleotide sequence is from Triticum dicoccoides isolate Atlit2015 ecotype Zavitan chromosome 7B, WEW_v2.0, whole genome shotgun sequence.
GCGCACCGGCCGCGCGTGCTCCTCCGCCGCCGGCCGCGTGCCGCACGTGACGAGCGGCCACTCGAAGGGACGCCTCGTGGGGGTGGTGGGGCCCGCCTGCCACTCCGCCAGTTCCACTTCCGCTTCCAAGTCCACCACGCGCGGTCCCATCGCctgccgccgccccgacgccgccggaGCCccaatggccgccgccgccgccgccggagacctcAGGTCGGAGTTCCGCGAGGTGCTCCTCAGCCGCCGCCGCGAACTCCAAGGTCAGCCGGCCCCACCCCCCTCCCTTTCTCCCTCGCGCTTGCGCGTCCCTGAGTTTGCAGCCTAACAAGTTTGATCAACGGCTTTGCTCTGAATCTGCTCGTGGCGCCCCAGTCCCGGTGCCTACGACCGTGGAGAAAGGGAGCCCGGTGAAGGAGCCACTGTACCAAGGCAACGGGCCTCTGGGGGGCAGAGAGGTCAGGGTCCTCCGTCGATCTGCGCAACTGCATTCCCCCTTCCAGATCGAGGCAACCGTGTTGACTCTGCCGTGTCTGAATTTTTTCCCCAGGCCATGGAGTCGTGCCCGAGGAAGGAGGTGGAGAATTTCGAGGAGAAGCTGGTTGAGGAAAATTTCTACCTCATGACCGAGGTACTTTTTTGCCCATACATTTCCACGATCGATCAACCGATTGATTCGTCGCAGCCTCGCAGGTGTCAAGCCGATACAGTGCGCATTGCTTGTTTCTGAATATCGCACTGCACACTGCCTGCCTGCATCTTTGCAGTTTAACTTGAGATCAATGAAGCCAGCTACATCTGAGCTACCACAAAGATAGTAGAGGAGCAACAGTAGTGTGCATTTTGTCTAGGCGTGTCTGTTCGTCTCAGTGCTCGTCATAGACAGAATGACAGATTGATAGTATTGCATACATGTGCTTCACCTAGCACCATGTTTCCACTCAGACCCTCTGTCTGAAGCACCCACTTGTGGTCTGTGGAGAGCCTGATAGTTGGTGTATTAAATGTGGTTCTGAGATCCAGCTCCAGTTGAGTCTACAGTTAACGCGCACTGGCTTGGCTTTATTGTGCCTCTTGTCCCCTAAACAGCAGAATTTGTTACACTTTTTTCTCCCAACAGTTGGGCGAACAGGGACGCCTACCTGTACTTCTACTGAAACTTAACGACGCTGCTCCTGAAAGAAAGCCCGTTGTTGTAATACTGCACAGCTCTTACAAATGCAAGGAATGGTTGCGTCCTCTACTTGAGGTAAAATTGCTTCCCATTTCAACCATATCAGCAATGCCTCTATGCAGTGTGCATTAATGTTCAACTAGTTATTGTTCTTAAAATTTGCTTGCACATTTGCAGGCATATGCCTCCAGGGGTTATATTGCTGTCGCCATCGATTCTCGTTATCACGGTGAAAGGGCCAGCAGCAAGACTACTTACATAGAGGTAATCTACTTACTCCCATTTATGTGCCGCCGATTTCATGAAACGTTCGACAATTGTAGTATCCACAGTTGATCTGATCATCCCTACTTTCATGGTTTAAACACAGGCACTCAATTCAGCTTGGAGGAATGGGGACACTATGCCTTTTATTTTTGACACGGTACCAAATGTTATTTCCACCTGTTACAATTGATGTTTTGATTGTTCTTAAGTTCTGGCAACAGTGTTGTTCAATTTGCCCACCAAATACATTTTTTTTAATAAATGGATGGCTCTGTACCAATAAATgtcaaaccggatatgtatagcacatgcctttagttgggctggcccagtGCCATGCCTGGTGGCTGGTGGTCTACTCTTTAACTAACCTGATGGGTAAGCCACTGTTGTTGGTGTTAGTCCAGCTGTACTGGTGCCATAACTACACTATCTGGATTGGCACTTCAGTTGAATTCTGGATTTATTCTCTTGGTCTGGTTCTCTCCTTATGATTGTCTTCTACTGTATGACCTGGTATATCATACTTCAAAACATGTTAGGCCTGTTTTTTTGCGATACTCAGTGAGGAACATGTGCAGGTGTGGGACTTGATAAAGCTTGGAGATTATCTTAGTGCAAGGGAGGATGTCGATCCCTCTAGGATAGGGATTACTGGTGAATCACTCGGAGGTATTATAGATCATGATTGCATCATGATACTGAATTAATACATAGACTTCACTTTTAGAAAATTTATCTTTTTTATTTGGAGCTGAATACAGGAATGCATGCATGGTTTGCTGCTTTTGTGGATACACGGTACAGTGTTGTTGTTCCAATAATTGGTGTTCAGGTACACACAACAGTAATTTGTCGATATGGGTGCGCATAGTTTTGTGATTTGTCCCATGTAAGTAAAGCAATGCTCTTTGTGGTGGCTACAGGGATTTCAATGGGCAATAGATAATGACAAGTGGCAAGCTAGAGTTGATAGCATTAAGCCTTTATTTGAAGGTTAGATACCATGCATCCTCTTTAAGATTGGGCACACGCCATTGAAAAATATAGATCACAACTGAAATATACTATATCAGTTCAGAACATTTACATGTAAGTATCTATGTCGTTTTGCCTTTCCTGTAGAAGCAAGAATTGATTCAGGGAAGAGTGAAATAGATGCAGAGGTTGTGAAAAAGGTGACTATCTCATTTATTTGACAtttatttctgattgttccattagAAATGTTTCACGATCGTGTATTGACATATTTTTACCAGGTTTGGGACAAGATAGCACCTGGTATGGCTTCACAGTTTGATGCTCCCTACTCAGTTCCTCTGATTGCACCACGTCCGCTCCTCCTcctaaatggtaaaaccaatcATATTTCTTATTGAGTGCTTCTGCTTCGTCCAATAGTTGTTGCATAACCCAACATATTGAAATGTCTCTCACTTCTCTTTTATGAGTTCAATGAGCACTTGAGGGCTGGGGCTTCCAGTCTTCAGCATATATTTTAGTTTTATACATTATGGTTGAACCAGAACTGTTGTTAACCCTTTGTTTAAAAATTAATCTTAATTGAGGATGTTTCTTGCTGCTGGAGCTTCATTTACCAATTACCATGCAGGTGCTGACGACCCTCGTTGCCCAGTCCTTGGTCTACAAGAACCTGCCTCCAAAGCTGCTAAGGCTTATGAAGAAGCTGGTTCTGCGGAGAAGTTCAAGGTAACATGCAATGTACTTTCTTTTCGCCGCTCTTTTGGGGCCACACATGAACTCTCACTAGTTAAAACCTATGAATATGAGATTTTCTTAAAACTGTAACGGGTTGGTTTAATACTTCTCAAACTTGTATTCATCTTTGTCAGGTTAAATGGCTAAACCTGCTCGAAAATACGACCTCTGTAAagtaatataagacattttagatcACTGAAGTAgttatctaaaacatcttatattagtttatcaGGAGTAAAAATTATTAACACTATGCATTTTGCATTATACATACAATAATATGTTTGTAAAGTTGTCATTTGAAGGTATTCTCTCCTGGAGAGAAAAAAAACTGATTGTTCTCCTAAATAACTAAACTAAAGCTATAGATCAATATGGGCAGTGCTAACTACTAAGAATCTAAGATAACAAACCTTTATACAAACCCGGAAAAAGATGAAACTTCATTCCTACAATGTATAATAATCAGATATTCGAAAACGTTGGTATTATGTTTTTCAATGGACTTGGGACAACTTTAAGTCAGCTCCAATAACGTAATGAACCTAAAAACTTCCACCTAGAAAAGGCCATGCACACGCAAAATCATCTATTTGCTGCGCCTACATGGAGAGACAATGTCGGTGGCTCGTTCAGCCAAGCCTTTTTGGACTTTTTCTCCTTCATTTTTATTCTGGTAAATCAGATCTAAATTTTTCTATCAAAAATCTAGATCTGATTTACCAGAATATATGTAGCGAAACATTCAATGTAAAATGCACATTTCCTTAAGAATCATTACAAGGTTAGAGGCTTAATGCAACCTAATAAAGTAATTATCTGACTTTGGGNNNNNNNNNNNNNNNNNNNNNNNNNNNNNNNNNNNNNNNNNNNNNNNNNNNNNNNNNNNNNNNNNNNNNNNNNNNNNNNNNNNNNNNNNNNNNNNNNNNNNNNNNNNNNNNNNNNNNNNNNNNNNNNNNNNNNNNNNNNNNNNNNNNNNNNNNNNNNNNNNNNNNNNNNNNNNNNNNNNNNNNNNNNNNNNNNNNNNNNNNNNNNNNNNNNNNNNNNNNNNNNNNNNNNNNNNNNNNNNNNNNNNNNNNNNNNNNNNNNNNNNNNNNNNNNNNNNNNNNNNNNNNNNNNNNNNNNNNNNNNNNNNNNNNNNNNNNNNNNNNNNNNNNNNNNNNNNNNNNNNNNNNNNNNNNNNNNNNNNNNNNNNNNNNNNNNNNNNNNNNNNNNNNNNNNNNNNNNNNNNNNNNNNNNNNNNNNNNNNNNNNNNNNNNNNNNNNNNNNNNNNNNTGGACAAAAAGGAACCATTCAAATGCCACATAAGACTTGTAACAGATTCAATCGTCTCACAAACCAACTTTATCCAAGAACTTAATGATCTTAAGAACTTCCACGGTCCACCTGGAAAAGGCTGTGCGCACCTGAAATCATCTATTCGCTGTGCTGCATGGAGAGGCGATGCCGGTGGCTCGCTCAGCCGAGCCTTCTCGGACTCTTCCTCCTCCGTTTTGTATTCAAGCCGGCCGGCCAGCATATTCTTGGAAAATAATGCGCAGAAAACCAACCGATTACTGCTGGTAAGCGATGGGGAGATGGCACTGACCGCCAGCTACACATACGCCTGGTCCACCGTCTGTTTTAGAAACCAAGGCCAGACCTCGACTTCCAATCCAATAATCGTTTTCATTCCGAGGAGAGGACCACCTCTTTCCCACGTCCTAAACGCTGAAACCATGTGGGGCTGCGGCGCTCAGGCGCCACATACCAGAACGAGTGAGGGATCGAATGCTCAAATTCTTCGCCCCGATGAAGTATCTTGTCTTGGTTGATTTATGCTTTCTCTGTAGCATGGGTTGCGTTGTAACTTTTCCTTTtctaatttgttgcttttaagctcTATTCCGTTGGTAAGCGTCCATCTTCTCCGCGACAAGTGCATGATCGTGTAGATCTAGGATAAGAGCAAGGTATTATCCAGAAAAACAAAGGGTGGCTTTTGGATCGCTAACAGCTTCTTTATCTGCTGCTGCATGTTCAGTTCGTCGCGGAGCCGGGAGTTGGGCACAGGATGACCGCGAGCATGGTGAAGGAAGCGAGCGACTGGTTCGACCGCTTTCTCTAGTTCTCAGACGATTATCATGGCAGCTCACCTTGTACCACCATGCATGCCTCCTGAAGTGCATGTCCTCAATAAATTGCCCTCTGTTTGGATTGCATTCCTGCTGACCGAGACCGGAATCAGTAAGCCTAGCCTCATCATCATTACCATTGGTACTACCTAATCTCTATGCTAGTGAGATGTGGAACAAAAATGTGTGCCTATATATGTTTCGCCGCGGACACAACATGTGTCGGTAACCGCAGATTTATCCTGTATGTATCATCCTGTTTCTGAGACCGTATTTTTCTAGCAAATCTGTTTTTACCGAACCGTATCACATACGGTCCGTACGGTGAGTTTCATGGGAAGAAAATAATTTTGTCCAGATGCTCACGTGGTGCCCCGTCGCCCTGCATGAATGCATGAATGAACGGACGAAACGCCGAGACTGTTGTGGGCGACATGTCAACGGCAACAATGGCAGATGGCCCACTGATTATAAACATACATGAGGCGACATGGACCCGGCCGGTAGGCAGACAGGCGCTATACAGTATACTCCTACTGGTCGGTATGGCCAGGCCTACGCGTGAACTGCGTGACGCGTCGGAATCGGCATTTATACCGTAGTACGTACTCTCCAGCGGAGTCGCGAGCCGGCCGGCACGCCGTCGCCAGCGTCTCCAGGACTTTCGTACTCgccgtattattatttttatttatttgtgtCCGAAAGCGCAGCGACGTGGTCGTTTTCTTGCATATTTATATTGTCGACAGGGAGCGAGCACGTACGTACTGCATGCACGGCACTGGTGCACATGATTCGCAATGCATACGTGTTCACGAGGTGGCGCGTCTCCTAACCACACTACTACACAAGAATGGCAAGACCGGTGTTTGCTTAAAATTTTCGATCTATTCACTACGGCGAGCACAAAAATATTAAATATTATATCCGTAGACCATCTAGCAATGACTATAAAAATACTGAAGCGAGCTGAAGGCACGTCAtcatcccttccttgttggagccgGACGAATCTTGTTGCAGCAGACAATTAAAAAGTCATCATCTTAAGGCTCCATAGAACTAGTGCACCAGAAAAGCAACCGCCGCCTATGaataaaagcatagatcaaaagaatTCAACATGAAGACAAACCAACGTTGACGAACGAAGACCAGATCTGAGTGGAGATCCATCGGAGAGACACCTCCGCCCACCCTCCTTCGACGCTAGTCGCACCGCCCGCCAGGACGGGGGCAAGACTGAGGATAGAAACAAGATTTTTCTACAATTACATGCATTGAGCACCGGGATTAGAACATGAGCTTCTCTTTTGCGCACCGTTTTGTTCAAAGTTCTTGGTGCGCGGAAGGCATCAAAGCTTCCGAAATGGGGCCCATGCTGTTTCGATCGAGCACATAGTGTGAACCAGGGCCGGCCCTGTGTTTCGGAAGGCCCTAGGCGAACTCGACAACATGGGCCCCTAAGTCCTAAGTCCTAAGACAATATATATGTATGCGTATGTTATATATATAACTTATTAAAAGTAATTTTCAATCACACATCTTTAGTTTAAAATATGACTATAATAATTCAAATGACTCCATCGAGAACAATAATAATCAAATTCAAACCGACTCCATAAAAAATAATGGTACTAGAAAGATCGCAAAATGAAAGTAACATGACATGATTACCTCAAATAAGAACGAAATTAGACTGACTCCATCGACAACAATAATACTTCAGTGCTTCAAAAAAAGTTTTTTCGGGCATTTCTTGATGCGAAGTCATTAAGGGCACAATCAAGATCAACATTGTCCAAGATATCCTTCAGTGCTAGAATTTTCAGATCACTTTCTTTCTTTTTCCTCCTTTTTTCAGCACCCGACAATTGCTTCTTCTTAGGTAACATGGCAGGCTAATGTCTTAAAATCATGAAGAAAAGATCAAAAGAGCATACAAAGAATTAGGAGTTTATAGATCGGatgattggaaccctagacatGTTATATAGAATGACAAAAAAAATGATAGATTGGATTAGAATACGTACATACTAAATAAAGAATAAATAAATTACTGAGATAGTGAGATTGTCAAATTCAGGTTTGGGGATGGACAGGAAACATGGATGCGTACTTGTTGACTTCCAGTCAGATGCGTACTCGTATAGGTATTGCCGTATTGCCGCGGTGCTGGATGCCGGATGGCCGGGCTGCCGCTTGCCTGTCAGACTGCTGTGTGGCGGCGATGGCGagccgg
It contains:
- the LOC119337442 gene encoding uncharacterized protein LOC119337442 isoform X1, which translates into the protein MLRRAMALALTLAAAAMWAPPRTGRACSSAAGRVPHVTSGHSKGRLVGVVGPACHSASSTSASKSTTRGPIACRRPDAAGAPMAAAAAAGDLRSEFREVLLSRRRELQVPVPTTVEKGSPVKEPLYQGNGPLGGREAMESCPRKEVENFEEKLVEENFYLMTELGEQGRLPVLLLKLNDAAPERKPVVVILHSSYKCKEWLRPLLEAYASRGYIAVAIDSRYHGERASSKTTYIEALNSAWRNGDTMPFIFDTVWDLIKLGDYLSAREDVDPSRIGITGESLGGMHAWFAAFVDTRYSVVVPIIGVQGFQWAIDNDKWQARVDSIKPLFEEARIDSGKSEIDAEVVKKVWDKIAPGMASQFDAPYSVPLIAPRPLLLLNGADDPRCPVLGLQEPASKAAKAYEEAGSAEKFKFVAEPGVGHRMTASMVKEASDWFDRFL
- the LOC119337442 gene encoding uncharacterized protein LOC119337442 isoform X2, encoding MLRRAMALALTLAAAAMWAPPRTGRACSSAAGRVPHVTSGHSKGRLVGVVGPACHSASSTSASKSTTRGPIACRRPDAAGAPMAAAAAAGDLRSEFREVLLSRRRELQVPVPTTVEKGSPVKEPLYQGNGPLGGREAMESCPRKEVENFEEKLVEENFYLMTEGRLPVLLLKLNDAAPERKPVVVILHSSYKCKEWLRPLLEAYASRGYIAVAIDSRYHGERASSKTTYIEALNSAWRNGDTMPFIFDTVWDLIKLGDYLSAREDVDPSRIGITGESLGGMHAWFAAFVDTRYSVVVPIIGVQGFQWAIDNDKWQARVDSIKPLFEEARIDSGKSEIDAEVVKKVWDKIAPGMASQFDAPYSVPLIAPRPLLLLNGADDPRCPVLGLQEPASKAAKAYEEAGSAEKFKFVAEPGVGHRMTASMVKEASDWFDRFL